A section of the Ictalurus punctatus breed USDA103 chromosome 8, Coco_2.0, whole genome shotgun sequence genome encodes:
- the LOC108268735 gene encoding uncharacterized protein LOC108268735 — translation MLLHADLRLKMLMMWITVMLFNKIADSAQTNYVSQPNPLITADVGDNVTLHCFRLGEDSSAVIFWYKQKAGHEPCVMVTVHQEPNYEDEFKSPRFSIKKEQRNYHLNIANVEPSDEAMYYCGLRDFLTIFGNGTFLSVKGDGDVKVSVVQSGVSDSVPAGASVTLQCSVLSESRSAELQVLWFRAAPPQSHPQIIYTHHNSSHQCESGSSTHTCVYNFSKNILSLNDTGTYYCAVAVCGKIIFGNGTRVQRERSVDPVVIYLAVALGVCVVVIFALIFLITCKGQNRVRLKQGFVTDKTLNQDCDNVELNYAALHFNETRAKRGRMKKQQPQDVIYSDVRGLSVT, via the exons ATGCTACTACACGCAGACCTCAGACTGAAGATGCTGATGATGTGGATTACAGTGatgctttttaataaaattg CAGATTCTGCACAGACAAACTATGTCAGTCAGCCGAACCCACTGATCACTGCTGATGTTGGTGATAATGTGACTCTGCACTGCTTTCGACTGGGAGAAGATAGCTCTGCAGTCATCTTTTGGTACAAGCAAAAAGCAGGACATGAGCCATGTGTAATGGTTACAGTTCATCAAGAGCCAAATTACGAAGATGAGTTCAAGTCACCAAGATTCAGTATCAAGAAAGAACAAAGGAATTACCATTTAAATATTGCTAATGTGGAACCATCAGATGAAGCCATGTATTACTGTGGACTGAGAGACTTTTTAACAATATTTGGAAATGGAACATTTTTATCAGTGAAAG GTGATGGAGATGTAAAAGTGTCAGTGGTCCAGAGCGGCGTGTCGGACTCGGTTCCTGCAGGAGCGTCAGTGACTCTGCAGTGCTCGGTTCTCTCTGAGAGCAGATCAGCAGAACTCCAAGTGCTCTGGTTCAGAGCTGCTCCACCACAATCCCATCCtcaaatcatttacactcatcACAACAGCAGCCATCAGTGTGAGAGCGGctcttctacacacacctgtgtgtacaaCTTCTCCAAGAACATTCTCAGTCTCAATGATACTGGAACTTACTACTGCGCTGTGGCCGTGTGTGGGAAGATCATTTTTGGGAATGGGACACGAGTACAACGGG AGAGATCTGTGGACCCTGTAGTGATCTACCTCGCTGTAGctttgggagtgtgtgtggtcgTGATCTTTGCTTTGATCTTTCTCATAACCTGTAAAGGACAAAACAGAG TGAGACTAAAACAAGGTTTTGTGACCGACAAGACCCTCAATCAG GACTGTGACAATGTGGAGCTGAATTACGCTGCCTTACATTTCAATGAGACGAGAGCCAAAAGAGGACGAATGAAGAAACAACAACCTCAAGATGTTATATATTCTGATGTGCGAGGTCTTTCTGTAACTTAG
- the LOC108268760 gene encoding uncharacterized protein LOC108268760 yields the protein MNTHEKTVPGLGTALCLCALLIFCLIYFILRRRKRDKINASADDCPGLRQESHVDSLTYEALQLFKRKFQPGERDYLVYTDVMYVKL from the exons atgaacacacacgagAAAACAG TGCCAGGTTTGGGAACGGCTTTGTGTTTGTGCGCACTTCTGATTTTCTGCCTCATTTATTTCATACTGAGGAGAAGAAAACGTGATAAAA TAAACGCTTCTGCAGACGATTGTCCAGGATTGCGGCAG gaatctCATGTCGACAGCCTGACTTATGAAGCTTTACAATTGTTCAAGAGGAAATTTCAACCAGGAGAAAGGGACTATTTGGTGTACACTGATGTGATGTACGTGaaactgtaa